The sequence ATCACGGTGGTTCCTTTACAGACAAACCTGGTAGGAGATACGAAAATGGTAAAGTTAGTTATATTTACCTAATTGATATTGATAGGTGGTCTGCAATTGAGATGAATGAACTAATTGAGAAATTAGGGTATGATGGAAGAAGTTTGATTTTATTTCATTTTCTTAAACCTGGAACTAATTTGAATTATGGTCTACAAGATTTTGGTAGTGACCAAGATGTACTCAACTTAAGCAAGTATGTGGCTGAAAACAAACAAATATGTATGTATACTGAGCATTATAAAAGTAAAGTTTACTCTTCCATGAGTCCAATGAGTAAGCATGTGGTTGTGATAGAGGAGATTGTTGATGGAGTAGTACAAAAGGATAAACTAAAGGATAAACTAAAGGATAAACAAAAGGGTAAACAGCTTACAAATCCTCATATTGTAAGGAATCTTGTGTTAGAATATGAGTCTAGTCAACCTAGTACTGTTAAAGATGTGACTCAAGCTAATCGTGGTGTGTTACATGACATACAAGGATGTAGTGCAGCTAATGATGGTGTGTTAAATGATATACAAATAGTTAGTGAAGGTGTTGATATGCAAGAAGgtagtgaagatgatgatgacttgTTCAGTGATTTTGTTGATAAAGAAGGAGGTAATGAAGATGATATTGTTGATAATGGAGgtagtgaagatgatgatgatgatgatgatgatgatgatgatgatgataatgatgatgatgatgatgactttaTTGAAGATGATGTAAACAAAATTGTCGATGTTGATGTGGATATGCAAGACTTCAATTTTAATGTGCATAAAGATTCTGAGTACATGGGCAGTTGTAACAGGTAAAAGCCTACAGAAGGGAGTTCTAGCATATGTAGGTCTATGAAGCAAAAAAGacaaaaaaaagaaataaaaaacaaAGAAGCTTTCAATGCGCATGAGCTACCACATGTGAAAGAGAAAAAGCCAAGAAAAGAAAAGAAGGTTGACTGTAAATGGGTGGTTCATATTTCAAAGTTTGAAGGTGCTCAAACATGGAAGGTGAAAACATATCATAATAAACACAATTGTTTACCAGCTAGGGTTAACAAAAATTGTACTTTCACATTCCTCTCAAAACAAATACTTGATCAAGTTACAGTCAATCCAAAGATTCCTACCAAGGCTATCCACCATCATTTAGAATTAACTTTTGAACTCAACATTTCAAGGATGAAAGCCTTTAGAGCACTAGACAGGGTAAAAAAAGTTATTGAAAGGTGATTATACTGAATAATATGTAGATCTGAGAGATTAGCTTGAAGAACTTATAAGGTGCAACACAGGTACAAATGTTAGGATTCAGACTGAACCAGGAAAATTAGCGTCAAACACAAATGTTTTTAAAAGGGTTAACATCTGTTTGGGAGCATTGATATAAGGGTTTAAAGCTATTGGAAGGGAATTACTTGGTGTTGATGGAGCATTTATGAAACAACCTGCAACTGGTCAAATGTTGACTGCTGTTGGTCTGGAGTGCAATAATGGACTTTACCCATTAGCTTATGCTATTGTTGAACAAGAGAACTCATCTTCATGGATTTTGTTTTAAAAATGTTTGGGTATGGACTTGGAGCTGGATACTAGGTCAAACTTCACATTCATTAGTGATAGGCATAAGGTATGATTGCTTATTAGTTATTTAACGGCTATTAATTTGTACATGTTGCATTATTTAATGCTTATTAATTTTTACATGTTTGCAACTTCTTAGTTATTTAATGCTTATTAATTTTTAAGGGTTTACATGTTTATTATAGGGATTTCTACCTGCACTTGCAAAAGTCTATCCTTGTGCTGAACATCGTTTCTGTCTTAGACATATTCATGAGAATATGAAAAATACATGGCGTGGTGTTGCTTAAAAGAACCATTTATGGAATTGTGCTACAGCAACTACTGTTCCAGAATTTGAAAAGGCCATGTTAAAACTAATAAAGCTTGATGAAGCATGTTACAAATGGCTATCTGATATTCTACCTCAAAATTGGGCTAGGAGTCATTGTTCAGGTTGAGCAGTAAGTGATGTTTTACTTAATAACATGTGTGAAGTCTTAAATAGGTGGTTATGTGATGCTCGAGATAAGCCAATTATTACTGCACTTGAGTATATTACGGAGTACCTAATGAAGAGGATTGCAAAAGTTGTGACACATGCTTCGAAGTCAGATGGACCTCTAACACCAACTGCTACAAAACTCTTTGACTTAATAATGAAAGAAGCCCACAAATGCACTGTTTTGTGGAGTAGTGGTAACAAGTATCAAGTGAATGGACCTCATAATAACCAGGTCGTAGTTGACTTAGAGGAGAGATCTTGTGGTTGTAGGAAATGGGAAATCACAAGTATGACATGCAAGTATGTTGTGGCAGCAATCTAGAACATGAGAAAGAACTCTGAACCGGTTGGATTTATTGAGAGTTAGGTGCATCGTGTTTACTGGCTAGATACTTGGAAGCAGGCTTATGGTTTTACCATTAATCCAGTGAATGGGAGGTCACTATGGACTAATTCAAATGTCCCTAACACTTTGTTTCCACCAAAGGTTGTGAAGTCTGCTGGTAGACCAAAGAATAGTAAGAATATAGCAATGGATGAGAAAGATCCGATTGATAACAGTGGAAAATTAATAAGGAAGGGCAAAACAGTTAAGTGTGGCAAATGTGGAAAATATGGACATAACAAGAGAAGGTGTGGAGGTGAGGGGAATGATGGTGTTAACTTCGAGAAGAAAAGAAAGATGCCTAATGAAGCTATAACAAGTGGGAAGAAATCAAAAGGTAAgggaccaactgtaacgacccggaaatttccgaccaaatttaaacctcaatctttatatgtttccgacacgataagcaaaatctgtaattttgagtctagaaagtttgaaatctatattcggctaatcaattaccttttgaccattcttgacgattcacgaacaactgtttgtaattaaatatgtatgtatatatatagatataagtaCATATGATTATTGaacataataaaaaaatataatataaagtacaagaatttaataaataaaataggATATAAATAATTGAGTTGTaatttaaaaagaatctatatatatataaatatatgattctatatatataattattaatataggtatATCTTAAAATATGTAAAATTTAATACTTACGTTAACTTATTGTGTAATGTATAGATATATTACCAAAACAATAatgtgtaatattaaaatataagaTCCTAATATAGATATAGTTatcataataaagttattattactttcaatattaagataaatactagtgttagtaatatatgaaatctatgaatataagttattatagtattattattaatatcaaaaactagtaccatattatcattataagtataagtattacTTTTATGGATATTATTaattgttttatcatttatattattattaattctgtatttattgtaattagtattttattttaattagtaatattataattatattatcagtatttttatttattaacacacttcatttataattattatttaaattttaaTAAAATGTATAAAGAATTGTAATTACATGAAATTGGAGACAGCTCATTAAcagatttttctatttttttgtttctttccttgtTACTTCCTGTTGACccgtgaattttttttttcttttttttttgtcgaTAAATAGATTAGATGTTAAACTTATTTAACAATTTGCAAATGACATGTGATCGTTTATAAACCCACTTCAGTCCAATATGTAAGAAAAGCTGTAATTTTCGGAATTAAAAACCAGAACAGATCAGGAAGCAAGAACGCACCCCTCTGTTTTGAAACTTAAATTGCAAAACCACAATTTCGAATAAAAATTCGAAAAGTGTAAATGCAGTTCTGTTAGGAACTAAATACTCGAACTTTCTGCAAAATCATAAATCCCAATTTATTATATCGAGTGTGGATTTCTGAGTTAAAGGTCGAGTTTCAAGAGTTAAACATTCGGGTTTTTACAAAAATTCGAAATCATGTTATTGTTTCAAGATCAATTAACAGTCCAGAAAGATTATATAAGGGATTTAGGATCTATTTCATGAAGAAACCTGGATCTAAAAACGTTTTAAAATCAAGTTTTGAATTTgagtttatatttttgttttttttttcacgAACCAGCTATTGTTTTATGTGTTTTAATTCGTGTCTGTCAATTTAAAATTACCTTTACAGGCTGTTTTGATCAAATTAACATTTTAATCC comes from Rutidosis leptorrhynchoides isolate AG116_Rl617_1_P2 chromosome 4, CSIRO_AGI_Rlap_v1, whole genome shotgun sequence and encodes:
- the LOC139841349 gene encoding uncharacterized protein — its product is MKQKRQKKEIKNKEAFNAHELPHVKEKKPRKEKKVDCKWVVHISKFEGAQTWKVKTYHNKHNCLPARVNKNCTFTFLSKQILDQVTVNPKIPTKAIHHHLELTFELNISRMKAFRALDRVKKVIERELLGVDGAFMKQPATGQMLTAVGLECNNGLYPLAYAIVEQENSSSWILWLCDARDKPIITALEYITEYLMKRIAKVVTHASKSDGPLTPTATKLFDLIMKEAHKCTVLWSSGNKYQVNGPHNNQVVVDLEERSCGCRKWEITNTWKQAYGFTINPVNGRSLWTNSNVPNTLFPPKVVKSAGRPKNSKNIAMDEKDPIDNSGKLIRKGKTVKCGKCGKYGHNKRRCGGEGNDGVNFEKKRKMPNEAITSGKKSKDILPKQ